One window of the Populus nigra chromosome 4, ddPopNigr1.1, whole genome shotgun sequence genome contains the following:
- the LOC133692279 gene encoding kinesin-like protein KIN-14I has translation MAVEGGALSFSVVSVVEDVLQQHGNRLRDLDLDSRKAEEAASRRYEAAGWLRKMVGVVAGKDLPAEPSEEEFRLGLRSGIILCNALNKVQPGAVPKVVESPCDAALIPDGAALSAFQYFENVRNFLVAVQEMGIPNFEASDLEQGGKSARVVNTVLALKSYNEWKQTGGNGIWKFGGNVKPTVSAKSFVRKNSEPFMNYLSRNLSMNEKSFNTLSSDLENSNKMPGSGSLSMLVRAVLLDKKPEEVPTLVESVLSKVVEEFENRMASQYDMVKAAPKEMTISQGNRFLLKSACGDKRTEEKNVRVMKKEECFHKNLIDDEELKNKTQKQQIIFSHQQRDIQELKNTLRTTKAGMHFMQMKFHEEFNSLGMHIHGLAHAASGYHKVLEENRKLYNQVQDLKGSIRVYCRVRPFLSGQSNYMSTVDHIEDGNITISTASKHGKGCKSFSFNKVFGPLATQAEVFSDMQPLIRSVLDGYNVCIFAYGQTGSGKTYTMTGPKDLTDKNQGVNYRALGDLFLLAEQRKDTFCYNVAVQMIEIYNEQVRDLLVTDGSNKRLEIRNSSHTGLNVPDANIIPVSSTCDVIDLMYLGHKNRAVGATALNDRSSRSHSCLTVHVQGRDLTSGTILRGCMHLVDLAGSERVNKSEVTGDRLIEAKHINKSLSALGDVIASLAQKNPHVPYRNSKLTQLLQDSLGGQAKTLMFVHISPEPDALGETISTLKFAERVATVELGAAQVNKDSADVKELKEQIASLKAALAKKEREPEHRRKESESSPFNSNHRLGDANDSNAFRQPMGDVGNIEVHTKSAPRQKRQSFDLDEILANSPPWPPVISPGQKYAEDEKEMGSGEWVDKVMVNKQDAVNRVEKSLGCWDAENGNLPDAFYQKYLSDSSKIYPEQSYNMFAGNNQINLANNDDMDDIDAATSDSSEPDLLWQFNQSKFTGITNGIDSKTSKAISKAARNPESSKNLNPSLGPSPSRKSGNGVGVPPQQNRRQAAPVDGKRKNASRK, from the exons ATGGCTGTTGAAGGAGGAGCATTGTCGTTTTCAGTGGTGTCGGTCGTGGAGGATGTGCTGCAACAGCATGGCAATAGACTCAGAGATCTTGATTTGGACTCTAGAAAAGCTGAAGAAGCCG CATCAAGAAGGTATGAAGCTGCGGGGTGGTTGAGAAAGATGGTAGGAGTGGTAGCAGGTAAGGATTTGCCAGCAGAGCCATCTGAAGAAGAGTTTAGGCTTGGATTGAGAAGTGGAATCATTCTCTGCAATGCTCTCAATAAGGTTCAACCTGGAGCTGTGCCTaag gttGTGGAGAGTCCCTGTGATGCTGCTCTTATACCTGATGGAGCTGCATTATCAGCATTTCAGTACTTTGAAAATGTTAGGAATTTTCTTGTAGCTGTACAAGAAATGGGGATTCCTAATTTTGAGGCATCTGATCTGGAACAA GGAGGAAAATCTGCAAGGGTTGTGAATACTGTTTTGGCACTGAAATCATACAATGAGTGGAAACAGACTGGTGGAAATGGGATTTGGAAATTTGGTGGAAATGTAAAACCTACAGTGTCAGCAAAGTCTTTTGTAAGGAAAAACTCGGAACCATTCATGAATTACTTATCCAGAAACTTGTCAATGAATGAAAAATCTTTCAACACTCTGTCCAGTGATCTTGAAAACTCTAATAAAATG CCTGGGTCTGGTTCTTTGAGTATGCTTGTTCGTGCTGTTTTGTTGGATAAGAAGCCTGAAGAAGTTCCAACA TTAGTCGAATCAGTGCTCAGTAAGGTTGTGGAGGAATTTGAGAATCGCATGGCAAGCCAATATGATATG GTAAAGGCAGCTCCTAAAGAAATGACCATCTCTCAGGGCAACAGGTTTTTGCTGAAATCTGCATGTGGTGATAAAAGG actgaagaaaaaaatgtcagagtgatgaagaaagaggaatgttttcataaaaacctaattgatgatgaagaattaaaaaataaaacgcaGAAACAGCAAATTATCTTTAGTCATCAGCAAAGAGATATCCAG GAATTAAAAAACACACTCCGTACAACAAAAGCTGGTATGCATTTTATGCAAATGAAATTTCATGAGGAGTTTAACAGTCTTG GCATGCACATCCATGGTCTAGCTCATGCTGCTTCAGGCTACCATAAGGTTCTTGAAGAAAATCGCAAGCTATATAATCAAGTGCAGGACCTCAAAG GAAGTATTCGGGTATATTGTCGAGTGAGACCATTTTTGTCTGGACAATCAAACTATATGAGCACAGTGGATCACATAGAAGATGGGAATATTACAATTAGCACCGCATCAAAACATGGGAAAGGATGCAAGTCCTTTAGCTTCAATAAAGTATTTGGACCATTGGCTACCCAAG CCGAGGTCTTCTCTGATATGCAGCCACTAATTCGATCCGTTCTTGATGGCTACAATGTTTGTATATTTGCATATGGTCAAACAGGATCGGGAAAAACTTACACCATG ACAGGACCCAAAGATCTCACAGATAAAAACCAAGGGGTGAATTATAGGGCATTGGGCGATTTGTTTCTTCTTGCAGAACAAAGGAAAGACACCTTCTGCTACAATGTCGCTGTACAAATGATAGAGATTTACAATGAGCAAGTCAGGGATCTCCTTGTTACTGATGGAAGTAACAAAAG GTTAGAAATTCGTAACAGTTCTCACACAGGTCTGAATGTACCAGATGCAAACATCATTCCTGTGTCATCAACATGTGATGTTATTGATCTGATGTACCTTGGACATAAGAATCGTGCAGTGGGTGCAACAGCCCTAAATGATCGCAGCAGTCGCTCGCATAG TTGCTTGACTGTCCATGTTCAAGGAAGAGACTTGACATCTGGAACTATTCTCCGTGGCTGTATGCATCTGGTTGATTTGGCTGGGAGCGAGAGAGTAAACAAATCTGAAGTGACAGGAGACAGACTAATAGAAGCAAAGCACATTAACAAATCCCTATCAGCTCTGGGTGATGTCATCGCTTCCCTTGCCCAAAAGAATCCACATGTCCCTTACAGAAATAGCAAACTTACACAACTGCTCCAAGACTCACTTG GAGGGCAGGCCAAGACACTGATGTTTGTTCACATTAGCCCCGAACCTGATGCACTAGGAGAAACAATAAGCACTCTGAAATTTGCTGAGCGGGTAGCCACGGTGGAACTTGGTGCAGCTCAGGTGAACAAGGACAGTGCAGATGTTAAAGAACTCAAAGAACAA ATTGCTAGCCTAAAGGCAGCATtagcaaaaaaagagagagaacccgaacacagaagaaaagaaagtgaaTCATCACCATTCAATTCTAACCATCGGCTCGGGGATGCAAATGACAGCAATGCCTTCCGCCAACCCATGGGGGATGTGGGCAACATAGAG GTTCACACAAAGTCTGCTCCGAGACAGAAGAGACAAAGCTTCGATCTTGATGAGATATTAGCAAACTCGCCTCCATGGCCTCCGGTCATTAGCCCTGGTCAAAAGTATGCGGAGGATGAGAAGGAAATGGGCTCAGGCGAGTGGGTAGATAAGGTCATGGTGAACAAGCAAGATGCTGTAAACAGAGTAGAAAAGTCTCTAGGATGTTGGGATGCAGAAAATGGCAATTTGCCTGATGCCTTTTACCAGAAGTATCTTTCAGACTCCTCAAAAATTTACCCAGAACAATCCTATAATATGTTCGCGGGTAACAACCAGATCAACCTTGCTAATAATGATGACATGGACGATATTGATGCTGCCACCAGTGATTCATCAGAACCTGATTTGCTCTGGCAATTCAATCAGTCCAAGTTCACTGGTATAACAAATGGGATTGATTCAAAAACTAGCAAAGCAATTTCAAAAGCAGCGAGGAATCCAGAGTCGAG CAAGAACTTGAATCCCTCGCTAGGCCCTTCACCGTCACGAAAGTCGGGAAATGGAGTTGGAGTTCCCCCGCAACAGAATAGAAGGCAGGCCGCTCCAGTTGACGGGAAACGCAAGAATGCAAGTAGGAAGTAG